The Epinephelus lanceolatus isolate andai-2023 chromosome 14, ASM4190304v1, whole genome shotgun sequence genome has a window encoding:
- the cxcr2 gene encoding C-X-C chemokine receptor type 1, producing MKLQHLIICVLMYLVLTNQEEENQMLSTPGFTFDEYYFISILNSTLPIDDNESSAPCSVTVPGFNSLGLMITYIIVFVLSMVGNSVVVYVVCYMERGRASTDIYLMHLAMADLLFCFTLPFWAVKIHSGWVFGNFMCKLLSGFQEASVYSGVFLLACISVDRHFAIVRATRVLPSHHLLVKVVCSVVWLVAGVLSLPVAIQRESRYAADLGQFICYQNLTGESSNHWRVGVRILRHTVGFFLPLVVMAVCYGWIVVTLYHTRNQQKHKAMRVILAVVLAFVLCWLPHNITVLIDTLRRGGSITVEVCDTRYALEVMLRLTEVLAFMHCAVNPVLYAFIGEKFRNQLLSALYKHGLISKRLQMAFRKGSVSSAGSIRSRITSATM from the exons ATGAAGCTACAACATTTGAtcatttgtgttttgatgtATTTGGTTCTAACCaatcaagaagaagaaaatcag ATGCTGTCGACTCCTGGATTTACGTTTGATGAATACTACTTCATTTCCATTCTCAATTCCACACTTCCTATCGATGACAATGAGTCATCTGCTCCTTGCAGTGTAACCGTGCCTGGATTTAATAGCTTGGGCCTGATGATCACCTACATTATTGTGTTTGTGCTCAGCATGGTAGGCAACAGTGTTGTTGTCTATGTGGTTTGCTACATGGAGAGAGGCAGAGCCAGCACAGATATCTACCTGATGCACCTGGCGATGGCAGACCTTCTCTTCTGTTTTACCCTCCCGTTCTGGGCCGTCAAAATTCATTCTGGTTGGGTCTTCGGCAACTTCATGTGCAAACTCCTTTCGGGCTTCCAGGAGGCGTCCGTATACAGTGGTGTCTTCCTGCTGGCGTGCATCAGTGTGGACCGTCACTTTGCCATTGTGAGAGCTACGCGTGTCCTGCCTTCCCATCATCTGTTGGTTAAGGTGGTGTGCAGTGTGGTGTGGCTTGTAGCTGGAGTGTTGTCCTTACCTGTGGCGATTCAGAGGGAGAGCAGATATGCTGCAGACCTGGGTCAGTTCATTTGCTATCAAAACCTTACAGGTGAAAGCAGCAACCACTGGCGTGTTGGTGTGCGCATCCTGCGCCACACGGTGGGCTTTTTCCTGCCACTGGTGGTGATGGCTGTCTGCTACGGCTGGATTGTGGTGACGCTGTATCACACACGTAATCAACAGAAGCACAAGGCCATGCGCGTCATCCTGGCAGTGGTGTTGGCATTCGTTCTGTGCTGGCTGCCTCATAACATCACTGTGCTCATTGACACACTCAGAAGAGGGGGATCAATCACAGTGGAGGTGTGCGATACTCGCTACGCACTGGAAGTGATGCTAAGATTGACTGAAGTGTTGGCCTTCATGCACTGTGCGGTGAATCCAGTGCTGTACGCCTTCATTGGGGAGAAGTTCCGTAATCAGCTGCTCTCGGCTCTTTACAAACATGGCCTCATCAGCAAGAGGCTCCAGATGGCTTTCAGGAAGGGCTCAGTCAGCAGTGCAGGGAGCATAAGATCTAGAATCACCTCTGCTACCATGTAA
- the gjc4b gene encoding gap junction gamma-1 protein: MSWSFLTRLLDEISNHSTFVGKIWLTLLIVFRIVLTAVGGESIYYDEQSKFVCNTQQPGCENVCYDAFAPLSHIRFWVFQVIMITTPTIMYLGFAMHKIARMEDDDYRPRGRKRMPIVSRGANRDYEEAEDNGEEDPMILEEIEPEKEKEVAEKPSKKHDGRRRIKRDGLMKVYVFQLLSRAIFEASFLFGQYVLYGLEVVPSYVCTRSPCPHTVDCFVSRPTEKTIFLLIMYAVSALCLLFTVLEILHLGISGIRDCFCAPRPRPPTPRHPALSSQRSSICRQPSAPPGYHTALKKDPTGKMGFRDNLGDSGRESFGDEASSRELERLRRHLKLAQQHLDMAYQNEESSPSRSSSPESNGTAAEQNRLNFAQEKQSSTCEKGLRG, encoded by the exons ATGAGCTGGAGCTTCCTTACCCGTCTGTTGGACGAGATTTCCAACCACTCCACCTTTGTGGGCAAAATCTGGCTCACCCTACTTATTGTCTTTCGCATCGTGCTCACGGCTGTCGGGGGCGAGTCAATCTACTATGATGAACAGAGTAAATTTGTGTGTAACACGCAGCAACCTGGTTGTGAGAACGTGTGCTACGACGCGTTCGCACCGCTGTCACACATTCGCTTCTGGgtgtttcaggtgattatgatCACCACACCCACCATCATGTACCTTGGCTTTGCCATGCATAAAATTGCCCGCATGGAGGATGATGACTACCGGCCCCGGGGCAGAAAGAGGATGCCAATAGTGAGCCGTGGTGCCAACCGAGACTACGAGGAAGCGGAGGATAATGGGGAGGAGGACCCCATGATCCTGGAGGAGATCgagccagaaaaagaaaaggaggtgGCAGAGAAGCCCAGCAAAAAGCACGATGGGCGCCGTCGCATCAAGCGCGAtggcctgatgaaggtctacgTGTTTCAGCTGCTGTCACGTGCTATCTTTGAGGCCTCGTTCCTGTTTGGACAGTATGTCCTTTATGGGCTGGAGGTGGTACCGTCGTATGTATGCACGCGCTCTCCTTGCCCCCACACAGTGGATTGCTTCGTCTCACGCCCCACAGAGAAAACTATCTTCCTGCTCATTATGTATGCTGTCAGCGCCTTGTGTCTCCTCTTTACCGTGCTTGAGATTCTTCACCTCGGCATCAGCGGTATTCGGGACTGCTTTTGTGCACCACGGCCTCGACCTCCCACTCCCCGCCACCCAGCTCTGTCCAGCCAGAGGTCCTCCATCTGCCGCCAGCCATCAGCACCACCAGGCTACCACACAGCTCTGAAGAAGGACCCAACAGGAAAGATGGGCTTCAGGGATAACCTGGGAGATTCAGGTCGCGAGTCGTTCGGGGACGAGGCTTCATCGCGGGAGCTGGAGAGGCTGCGGAGACATCTAAAACTGGCTCAGCAGCATCTAGACATGGCTTACCAAAATGAAGAGAGCAGTCCGTCACGCAGCAGTAGCCCAGAGTCCAACGGCACTGCAGCTGAGCAGAACAGACTAAACTTTGCCCAGGAAAAGCAGAGCAGTACATGCGAGAAAG GTCTCCGTGGATAG